Proteins encoded by one window of Deltaproteobacteria bacterium:
- a CDS encoding response regulator — protein MTRILVADHDEDIRKEIKHHLTLSGYRVLEASAGQEALEMLQKHQVALLLLESSLPDMEGLEMLRKMHVRGDEVGSIMITDTLDSKLVAECMQHGLSDFIIKPLKSDELIKKVEKVAGPVEGNEADAGYDILLVDDGARVPDAFRGELPDVFSVFAATNREEAMALCGEHEFKLVIVDAVIPDENSDDLANALREKVPDARVAALYPRKVKYPGIRASEKGYDGFLVKPFVNSQITAVLNPDGVSTADQPVLVRSDTLLQVRQPSEADPAEVFTEASKGILSAIEELAADCCDEVILDLRQMPQTDGFSGFIEEAMQHCMNVCIDPKIIGPSEMGEMLPDGTPLFSCVTDILDG, from the coding sequence ATGACCAGAATTCTAGTAGCCGACCACGACGAAGACATCCGCAAAGAAATCAAACATCATCTCACCTTATCGGGTTACCGCGTGCTTGAAGCCTCTGCGGGGCAAGAAGCCCTCGAGATGCTGCAGAAGCACCAAGTTGCTTTATTGCTGCTGGAGTCCTCCTTGCCCGATATGGAAGGCCTCGAGATGCTGCGCAAAATGCACGTTCGAGGCGACGAAGTCGGCTCTATTATGATTACGGACACGCTCGACTCCAAGCTTGTGGCGGAGTGTATGCAGCACGGCCTATCCGATTTTATAATCAAGCCGCTTAAGAGCGACGAACTCATCAAAAAAGTTGAAAAGGTCGCTGGGCCGGTAGAAGGCAATGAAGCCGATGCTGGATACGACATTCTCTTGGTTGACGACGGTGCGCGCGTTCCGGATGCATTTCGCGGTGAGCTACCAGATGTGTTCTCAGTGTTTGCAGCTACCAACCGCGAGGAAGCTATGGCCCTTTGCGGTGAACACGAGTTTAAGCTGGTTATTGTTGACGCAGTCATTCCCGACGAAAATTCGGATGACCTTGCCAACGCTCTTCGCGAAAAAGTACCTGACGCCAGAGTCGCAGCGCTCTACCCACGTAAAGTAAAATACCCAGGCATTCGGGCCAGTGAAAAAGGCTACGATGGCTTTCTGGTAAAGCCATTTGTAAATTCACAAATTACTGCAGTGCTTAATCCAGATGGAGTGAGCACCGCCGACCAGCCCGTACTGGTTCGCAGTGACACTCTCTTGCAAGTGCGCCAGCCAAGTGAAGCTGACCCCGCAGAAGTCTTTACAGAGGCTTCAAAAGGCATCTTGAGCGCGATAGAAGAGTTGGCTGCAGATTGCTGTGATGAGGTGATTCTCGATTTAAGACAAATGCCTCAAACCGACGGCTTCTCAGGTTTTATTGAAGAGGCGATGCAACACTGCATGAATGTTTGTATCGACCCTAAGATCATTGGCCCTTCAGAGATGGGCGAGATGCTTCCAGATGGTACACCACTCTTTAGCTGCGTGACCGATATCCTAGATGGTTAG
- a CDS encoding DeoR family transcriptional regulator translates to MAKNQHNQSIVGVLKSIHTRIQEGHGGEARSDFLRFLRDQFDLNTHRIHLAEVASLCRRLGEYERAIRLVRPLIDSEQSQRTTATPDEQAQYAACLMSMGAVADGFKILERIDAPAPPEAYLFTAFGHMLRNHYDLATEPLRKFIEHPAPSQYQKLVAQTNLIQVLVYQGDTEETDKLLPELLRTTEQGNFKLLHGNLLESSVHQEFWRGNIAQAERRLAQAQKLHQQSGELRRFYIKQWRAILDLKQGGATPANQKRLKRVQQEARELAVFGIIRECDIALAHVTQDERLWQHLLFGVPPGSQLERIQRLSGIELSVHSKYTWVPQQTPLHEAQIIIELSTGKTLPHGPSLKVGQVLHRLLNIFTNDFYRPLRVGEIHEALFPDKFYHPRASPLAVRQALFRLRRWFDDHELPFEIQESQGTYRLVGHSNGGLLLHAASRLTLSPERFAALCLVKKLQESGELSPRKDIQTQEAAKALGVSLATARRQLKTATEAGYLHRQGAGRSTRYCLPK, encoded by the coding sequence ATGGCAAAAAACCAACACAATCAATCAATTGTTGGAGTTTTGAAGAGTATTCATACGCGTATTCAAGAAGGGCACGGGGGAGAGGCGCGAAGCGACTTTTTACGATTTCTACGGGACCAATTTGATCTTAATACCCACAGAATCCACCTAGCGGAGGTTGCCTCACTTTGCCGCCGCCTTGGGGAGTATGAAAGAGCCATTCGGCTGGTCCGGCCGCTCATCGATTCTGAGCAGTCCCAACGAACCACCGCCACCCCTGACGAGCAAGCTCAGTATGCGGCCTGCTTGATGAGCATGGGCGCTGTAGCAGACGGTTTTAAGATACTTGAAAGGATTGATGCCCCTGCGCCCCCAGAAGCTTACTTATTCACGGCGTTTGGACACATGCTTCGTAACCACTACGACTTGGCGACAGAGCCCTTGCGTAAGTTCATCGAGCACCCTGCCCCAAGCCAATACCAAAAGCTGGTCGCTCAAACGAACCTCATTCAAGTGCTTGTCTATCAGGGAGATACCGAGGAAACAGACAAATTATTACCTGAGCTGCTTCGCACGACGGAGCAAGGAAACTTTAAGTTGCTCCATGGTAACCTCCTGGAATCGTCGGTACATCAGGAGTTTTGGCGGGGCAATATTGCCCAGGCTGAGCGCCGCCTCGCCCAAGCTCAAAAGCTTCACCAACAATCTGGGGAACTGCGCCGGTTCTATATCAAGCAATGGCGCGCCATCCTCGACCTAAAACAAGGCGGCGCCACGCCAGCCAACCAAAAGCGACTCAAGCGGGTTCAGCAAGAAGCTCGAGAGCTCGCGGTTTTCGGGATTATTCGAGAATGTGACATCGCCCTTGCGCACGTGACCCAGGATGAGAGATTGTGGCAACACTTACTTTTTGGTGTACCACCCGGGAGTCAACTCGAACGGATCCAGCGCCTGAGCGGGATTGAGCTCTCCGTTCACTCAAAATATACGTGGGTGCCTCAGCAGACCCCACTGCACGAAGCTCAAATCATCATCGAGCTTTCCACCGGTAAGACTTTGCCCCATGGACCCAGCCTTAAAGTCGGTCAGGTCTTACACCGCTTACTCAATATTTTTACCAACGACTTTTATCGCCCTTTAAGGGTTGGAGAAATTCACGAGGCCCTTTTCCCTGACAAGTTTTACCACCCCCGAGCTTCACCATTGGCAGTGCGCCAAGCCCTCTTCAGGCTACGACGCTGGTTCGACGACCATGAACTGCCTTTCGAAATTCAAGAGTCGCAAGGTACCTACCGCCTCGTTGGACACTCAAACGGTGGCCTTTTACTCCATGCGGCATCTCGATTGACACTTTCGCCCGAACGCTTTGCAGCCCTATGCCTGGTTAAAAAACTCCAGGAATCCGGCGAACTCTCTCCCAGAAAAGACATACAAACCCAGGAAGCGGCTAAAGCCCTGGGTGTTTCTCTGGCAACCGCCAGACGGCAGCTGAAAACAGCAACAGAAGCCGGATACCTACATCGCCAAGGCGCCGGACGTTCAACGAGGTATTGCCTACCTAAGTGA